The following coding sequences are from one Gemmatimonadales bacterium window:
- a CDS encoding SDR family NAD(P)-dependent oxidoreductase, whose translation MNGRRMLAAGAAAAGLVLAGAAGAAFAAERRARRWFSFRGKVALVTGGSRGLGLVLARQLARAGARVAICARDEAELARARAQIAAAGDGAGGA comes from the coding sequence ATGAACGGCCGACGGATGCTCGCCGCCGGCGCCGCTGCCGCAGGGCTGGTGCTTGCGGGCGCGGCCGGTGCCGCATTCGCCGCGGAGCGGCGGGCGCGACGGTGGTTCAGTTTCCGCGGCAAGGTGGCGCTCGTGACCGGCGGCTCGCGCGGCCTGGGCCTGGTATTGGCGCGCCAGTTGGCCCGGGCCGGCGCGCGGGTGGCCATCTGCGCACGTGACGAAGCCGAGCTCGCGCGGGCGCGGGCGCAGATCGCGGCTGCGGGCGATGGTGCGGGCGGCGCC
- a CDS encoding type II/IV secretion system protein, which translates to MQFTDEWLVPIVEPLLAADAVHALRQADGTAPVSLWELLLTRRLVSDAKILAAVAARFRFPVADVTKLDPALKTAVPEQLVRKFHVLPVRITDAVLEVATANPFDLDAEKTLAFATGREVRLLLGSPLTIREKLDELYRAEDVVNKLLEGIGTTFDVAELKDDDEAAATAEEASQRPIIRLVDMMLADGATSRASDIHVEPIEGGVAVRYRIDGVLRQVMKLPRSAGLPLISRIKIMSGLDIADRLRPQDGRARISVNGEALDLRISTLPATLGEKVVIRILSSRTTVLALDGLGLHPDEAEQIARLLRHKEGIVLVTGPTGSGKTTTLYSALRLVQHEGVNIVTVEDPVEYRLGQNIVQVQVQEKTGLTFASALRSILRQDPDVLLVGEIRDRETAQIALQASLTGHLVLSTLHTNDAASSVTRLLDMGLEAYKIASALRGVVAQRLLRRLCTSCRAPSTELPPDRVARLLPPGTTLFRAVGCPECTMTGYKGRFGVVEVLTMTPELEREIGAGAGADRVAELAGKGGMRSLWESALRHVISGETSVDELLRVTDVPEPDARAAQAPVPAAPPRPRRNAPASPGNGPAAPVSAAPPAPAPPLSGVSMEMELLDEPVEPAEQADGRRRGISVLLVDDEDQLRRVMRDLLEREGYTVYEAADGVRALDEVDRRAPDIIVLDLNLPGLDGYDVLARLRSRPATREIPVVVLTAKGDEDNEVRVFDLGADDFLSKPFRARSLASRLEAVLGRRGR; encoded by the coding sequence ATGCAGTTCACCGATGAATGGTTGGTGCCGATCGTCGAACCGTTGCTGGCGGCGGACGCGGTGCACGCGCTCCGCCAGGCCGACGGCACCGCACCGGTCTCCCTCTGGGAGCTGCTGCTCACGCGCCGGCTCGTAAGCGACGCAAAGATCCTCGCCGCCGTCGCGGCCCGGTTCCGGTTTCCCGTGGCCGACGTGACCAAGCTCGACCCGGCGCTCAAGACCGCCGTGCCGGAGCAACTGGTCCGCAAGTTCCACGTGCTGCCGGTCCGGATCACCGACGCCGTGCTCGAGGTGGCCACCGCCAACCCCTTCGACCTCGACGCCGAGAAGACGCTGGCGTTCGCCACCGGGCGCGAGGTGCGGCTGCTGCTCGGCTCGCCGCTCACCATCCGCGAGAAGCTCGACGAGCTGTACCGGGCGGAGGACGTGGTGAACAAGCTGCTCGAGGGCATCGGCACCACTTTCGACGTCGCGGAACTCAAGGACGACGACGAGGCGGCGGCCACCGCCGAGGAGGCGAGCCAGCGGCCCATCATCCGCCTGGTGGACATGATGCTCGCCGACGGTGCCACCAGCCGCGCGAGCGACATCCACGTCGAGCCGATCGAGGGCGGCGTCGCCGTGCGCTACCGCATCGACGGCGTGCTGCGCCAGGTCATGAAGCTCCCGCGCTCGGCCGGGCTGCCACTCATCTCGCGCATCAAGATCATGTCCGGCCTCGACATCGCCGACCGGCTGCGGCCCCAGGACGGCCGCGCCCGAATTTCGGTGAACGGCGAAGCGCTCGATCTCCGCATCTCGACCCTCCCGGCCACGCTGGGCGAGAAGGTCGTGATCCGCATCCTGAGCAGCCGCACCACCGTGCTCGCGCTGGATGGCCTCGGCCTCCACCCGGACGAGGCGGAGCAAATCGCGCGGCTCCTGCGCCACAAGGAGGGCATCGTCCTGGTCACCGGACCCACCGGCTCCGGCAAGACGACGACGCTCTATTCGGCGCTCCGGCTGGTGCAGCACGAGGGCGTGAACATCGTGACGGTGGAGGACCCGGTCGAATATCGGCTGGGGCAGAACATCGTCCAGGTGCAGGTGCAGGAGAAGACCGGGCTCACGTTCGCCTCCGCGCTCCGGTCGATCTTGCGGCAGGACCCCGACGTGCTGCTGGTGGGCGAGATCCGCGACCGCGAAACCGCGCAGATCGCGCTGCAGGCGTCGCTGACAGGCCACCTGGTGCTCTCGACGCTGCACACGAATGACGCGGCCAGCTCGGTCACCCGCCTGCTCGACATGGGGCTCGAGGCGTACAAGATCGCCTCCGCGCTACGCGGCGTCGTGGCGCAGCGGCTGCTCCGCCGACTCTGCACCTCGTGTCGGGCGCCGAGCACCGAGCTGCCGCCGGACCGGGTGGCGCGTCTCCTGCCGCCCGGTACCACGCTCTTTCGCGCGGTGGGATGTCCCGAGTGCACTATGACCGGATACAAGGGCCGCTTCGGCGTAGTCGAGGTGCTCACGATGACGCCCGAGCTCGAGCGGGAGATCGGCGCCGGCGCCGGCGCGGACCGCGTCGCGGAGTTGGCCGGGAAGGGGGGGATGCGGAGCCTCTGGGAGAGCGCGCTGCGCCACGTGATATCCGGCGAGACGAGCGTGGACGAGTTGCTCCGGGTCACGGACGTGCCGGAGCCCGACGCTCGCGCGGCCCAAGCTCCCGTGCCGGCAGCACCCCCACGCCCGCGGCGCAACGCGCCGGCTTCGCCCGGCAACGGACCGGCCGCCCCGGTTTCCGCGGCCCCTCCGGCGCCGGCTCCCCCGCTCTCCGGCGTCTCTATGGAGATGGAGCTGCTCGACGAGCCGGTCGAGCCGGCGGAGCAGGCTGACGGGCGTCGGCGCGGCATCTCGGTGTTGCTGGTGGACGACGAGGACCAGTTGCGCCGCGTAATGCGCGATCTGCTCGAGCGCGAGGGCTACACGGTGTACGAGGCGGCGGACGGCGTGCGCGCGCTCGACGAAGTGGATCGCCGCGCCCCGGACATCATCGTGCTCGACCTCAACCTCCCGGGGCTCGACGGCTATGACGTCCTCGCGCGCTTGCGCTCGCGTCCCGCCACCCGCGAGATCCCGGTCGTGGTGCTCACCGCCAAGGGAGACGAGGATAATGAGGTCCGCGTCTTCGACCTGGGCGCCGATGATTTCCTGAGCAAGCCGTTCCGCGCGCGCTCCCTCGCGTCCCGGCTGGAGGCCGTCCTCGGCCGCCGCGGCCGATGA
- the hisC gene encoding histidinol-phosphate transaminase, producing MKAPLTDAGAGLAQIKAAVRGQAAYTLTAPGSRRKLNQNENPYDLPAALKREILDRAAALPWNRYPEFAPTSLLAALAARYDWPADGILTGNGSNELIQATLATALDAGDRVVAPTPTFSLYRLLTNVLGGRYVPVAFGPEFRYGIESLIAVAVREQARVIVLNSPNNPTGSALPDDGVERILDATDALVVCDEAYQDFGGPTALGLLASSPRVVVLRTFSKAYGAAGLRFGVALAHPAVAREIAKAKLPYNVNTITLAAAEVLLRHPEVREAQIGEIVATRDRTVARLRAIGGLTVYPSAANFVLIRCHAVPAAEVFRRLVEEHGILVRDVSAAAELAECLRISIGTPDDMDAVVAALTAVFEGGP from the coding sequence ATGAAAGCCCCGCTCACCGACGCCGGCGCCGGTCTCGCGCAGATCAAGGCCGCCGTGCGCGGCCAGGCGGCCTACACGCTCACCGCGCCCGGCTCCCGCCGCAAGCTCAACCAGAACGAAAACCCGTACGACCTGCCGGCCGCGCTCAAGCGCGAGATCCTCGACCGCGCGGCCGCGCTGCCCTGGAACCGCTACCCGGAGTTCGCGCCGACGAGCCTCCTCGCCGCACTCGCCGCGCGCTACGACTGGCCGGCTGACGGCATTCTCACCGGCAACGGCTCGAACGAGCTGATCCAGGCGACGCTCGCGACGGCGCTCGACGCCGGCGACCGCGTCGTGGCTCCGACGCCCACATTCTCCCTCTACCGGCTGCTCACCAACGTGCTCGGCGGGCGCTACGTGCCCGTCGCGTTCGGCCCGGAGTTTCGCTACGGAATCGAGTCGCTGATCGCCGTGGCAGTGCGCGAGCAGGCGCGCGTCATCGTGCTCAACTCGCCCAACAACCCCACCGGCTCCGCGCTCCCCGACGACGGCGTGGAGCGCATCCTCGATGCCACCGACGCGCTCGTCGTCTGCGACGAGGCGTATCAGGATTTCGGCGGCCCCACGGCGCTCGGACTGCTTGCATCGTCGCCGCGCGTCGTCGTGCTGCGCACGTTCTCGAAGGCGTATGGTGCGGCCGGGCTCCGGTTCGGCGTGGCGCTCGCGCACCCGGCCGTCGCGCGCGAGATCGCCAAGGCCAAGCTCCCCTACAACGTGAACACGATCACGCTCGCCGCGGCCGAGGTGCTGCTCCGGCATCCCGAGGTGCGCGAAGCGCAGATCGGTGAGATCGTCGCCACGCGCGACCGGACGGTTGCGCGGCTCCGCGCCATCGGCGGCCTCACCGTGTATCCCTCGGCCGCCAACTTCGTTCTCATCCGCTGCCACGCGGTGCCGGCGGCCGAGGTGTTCCGCCGCCTGGTCGAGGAGCACGGGATCCTCGTGCGCGACGTGTCCGCCGCGGCGGAATTGGCCGAGTGCCTCCGCATCTCGATCGGCACGCCGGACGATATGGACGCCGTGGTCGCGGCGCTCACCGCGGTTTTCGAGGGGGGCCCGTGA
- the hisB gene encoding imidazoleglycerol-phosphate dehydratase HisB — protein MSAAAPRVADITRTTKETDLRVRLDLDGRGKVEARTGIGFFDHMLEALGRHALLDLSIVAEGDLHVDGHHTVEDTGIALGQAIARALGSRAGIRRYADALVPLDEALVRAVVDVSGRPFLSYNIDIPKWQMLGDYDVFLTPEFFRALVLNAGLTCHLDLIRGDNPHHIVEAAVKAFARALDGATQLDARVEGIPSTKGVL, from the coding sequence GTGAGCGCCGCCGCGCCGCGCGTGGCGGACATCACCCGCACCACCAAGGAAACCGATCTCCGCGTGCGGCTCGACCTCGACGGACGTGGCAAGGTCGAGGCGCGCACCGGTATCGGCTTCTTCGACCACATGCTCGAGGCGCTCGGCCGGCACGCGCTGCTCGACCTGAGCATCGTCGCCGAAGGCGATCTACACGTCGATGGGCACCACACCGTCGAGGACACCGGCATCGCGCTGGGCCAGGCCATCGCGCGGGCGCTGGGCTCGCGCGCCGGCATCCGCCGCTACGCCGACGCGCTGGTGCCGCTCGACGAAGCGCTGGTACGGGCGGTGGTCGACGTCTCCGGCCGGCCGTTTCTCTCGTACAACATCGACATCCCCAAGTGGCAGATGCTGGGCGACTACGACGTGTTTCTCACGCCGGAGTTCTTCCGCGCCCTCGTGCTCAACGCCGGGCTCACCTGTCACCTCGACCTCATCCGCGGCGACAACCCGCACCACATCGTCGAGGCCGCGGTCAAGGCGTTCGCGCGCGCGCTCGACGGCGCCACGCAGCTCGATGCGCGCGTCGAGGGCATCCCGTCGACCAAGGGCGTCCTGTGA
- the hisH gene encoding imidazole glycerol phosphate synthase subunit HisH produces MIAVVDYGVNNLRSVVRALAAGGHPAELTTDPARVRAADRVVIPGVGHFGQGSRNLRDSGLGDAVREVARAGRPVFGICLGMQLCFSESEEAPAARGLGLLPGRVRRLAVDLPIPHVGWARVTPTDAGRKHALVCAALPDGEFYYHVHSYHPAELPDDEVLATADYDYAFPTLVGRDNVLGAQFHPEKSQRAGVALLAAFAGWTP; encoded by the coding sequence GTGATCGCGGTGGTGGACTACGGGGTGAACAACCTGCGCAGCGTCGTGCGGGCGCTTGCCGCTGGCGGCCATCCGGCCGAGCTCACTACCGACCCGGCCCGGGTGCGTGCCGCGGACCGCGTGGTGATTCCCGGCGTCGGCCACTTCGGCCAGGGCTCGCGCAATCTCCGCGACTCAGGGCTGGGCGACGCGGTGCGCGAGGTGGCGCGCGCCGGACGCCCTGTGTTCGGCATCTGCCTCGGCATGCAGCTTTGCTTCAGCGAAAGCGAGGAGGCGCCGGCCGCGCGCGGCTTGGGACTCCTGCCGGGACGCGTCCGCCGCCTTGCCGTGGATCTGCCGATCCCGCACGTGGGATGGGCCCGGGTGACGCCGACGGATGCCGGGCGAAAGCATGCGCTCGTGTGCGCCGCGCTGCCCGATGGGGAGTTCTACTACCACGTGCACAGCTACCACCCCGCGGAACTGCCTGACGACGAGGTGCTCGCCACGGCGGACTACGACTACGCGTTCCCCACGCTCGTCGGTCGCGACAACGTGCTCGGCGCGCAGTTCCACCCGGAGAAATCGCAGCGCGCCGGCGTCGCCCTCCTCGCCGCGTTCGCCGGATGGACTCCGTGA
- a CDS encoding NUDIX domain-containing protein codes for MTTTRVSLVDVYVVRAAAAGLELLALRRAPGGRCPGSWETVHGHIEAGETPADAARRELTEETGFAPLRLYNLSRVELFYQHRIDEVALVPVFAAFVEAAAAARLGREHDASAWLTPDAARQRFTWPRERRAVDDVLVLLGGGDAGAVEDVLRVGGGRRGA; via the coding sequence GTGACCACGACCCGCGTGTCGCTGGTCGATGTGTACGTGGTCCGCGCCGCTGCCGCCGGACTCGAGCTGCTGGCACTCCGGCGCGCGCCCGGCGGGCGCTGCCCGGGCTCCTGGGAGACGGTGCACGGCCACATCGAGGCCGGTGAGACCCCGGCCGACGCGGCGCGGCGCGAGCTCACGGAAGAGACCGGCTTCGCGCCGCTCCGGCTCTACAACCTGAGCCGGGTGGAGCTGTTCTATCAGCACCGGATCGACGAGGTGGCGCTGGTGCCGGTGTTCGCCGCGTTCGTCGAGGCGGCCGCCGCCGCGCGGCTCGGGCGCGAGCACGATGCGTCGGCCTGGCTCACGCCCGATGCGGCCCGGCAGCGGTTCACCTGGCCGCGCGAGCGGCGCGCCGTGGACGATGTCCTCGTCCTGCTCGGCGGTGGCGACGCGGGCGCGGTGGAGGACGTGCTCCGCGTGGGCGGCGGCCGGCGCGGCGCGTAA
- the hisF gene encoding imidazole glycerol phosphate synthase subunit HisF yields MLARRIIPCLDVAGGRVVKGVHFESLRDAGDPVAQAARYDAEGADELVFLDISASHEDRRTTLDMVSRVADSIFIPFTVGGGIRSVDDAGRALRAGADKIAVNTAAVRDPSLVDRLAASFGSQCIVAAVDVKRVDGKLTVMVTGGREPTPREAVEWIGELERLGAGEILLTSMDRDGTQLGYDLPLLETAAAAVRIPVIASGGAGSLAHLADALEAGAHGVLAASIFHFAGSTIPEARAYLRSRGFAVRP; encoded by the coding sequence ATGCTCGCGCGCCGGATCATCCCCTGCCTCGATGTGGCGGGGGGACGGGTGGTGAAGGGCGTGCACTTCGAGTCGCTGCGTGACGCCGGCGATCCCGTCGCCCAAGCCGCGCGGTACGACGCCGAAGGCGCCGACGAGCTGGTCTTCCTCGACATCTCCGCAAGCCACGAAGACCGTCGCACCACGCTCGACATGGTAAGCCGGGTGGCGGATAGCATCTTCATCCCGTTCACCGTGGGCGGCGGCATCCGGTCGGTGGACGACGCCGGCCGTGCACTCCGCGCCGGCGCCGACAAGATCGCCGTCAACACCGCCGCGGTGCGTGACCCCTCGCTGGTCGACCGGCTCGCCGCGAGCTTCGGCTCGCAGTGCATCGTGGCCGCGGTCGACGTGAAGCGGGTCGACGGAAAGCTCACGGTGATGGTGACGGGCGGCCGGGAACCGACGCCGCGCGAGGCCGTCGAGTGGATCGGCGAGCTGGAGCGCCTCGGCGCCGGCGAAATCCTGCTGACCTCGATGGACCGCGACGGCACGCAGTTGGGCTACGACCTGCCGCTCCTCGAGACTGCGGCCGCCGCGGTGCGGATTCCGGTGATCGCGTCGGGCGGCGCCGGGTCGCTCGCCCATCTGGCAGACGCACTCGAGGCGGGAGCACATGGCGTGCTCGCCGCCTCGATCTTTCACTTCGCGGGCTCGACTATTCCCGAAGCGCGCGCCTATCTCAGGTCGCGCGGGTTCGCCGTCCGCCCGTAG
- a CDS encoding NmrA/HSCARG family protein, whose amino-acid sequence MAEPKIIAVIGATGAQGGGLVRAIQADPGGGFRARAITRNTDSEKARALAKLGAEVVAADVDDPASVRRAFDGAYGAFCVTFFWDHFSPEREAAEAKTMATAARDAGVQHAIWSTLEDTRILVPLSDNRMPTLMEHYKVPHFDAKGASNHYFTDLGVPVTFLLTSFYWENFIYFGSGPKPGPDGTLLLTMPMADKRLAGIASEDIGRCAYGIFKAGRRYIGKTVGIVGEFLTGTQMAASLGKALGREVRYNAVSPATYRGFGFPGAEDLGNMFQYYAEFEPEFMASRDPGVSRALNPALQTLDEWLAENKERIPLE is encoded by the coding sequence ATGGCCGAGCCGAAGATCATCGCGGTGATAGGTGCGACGGGCGCGCAGGGCGGCGGACTGGTCCGCGCGATTCAGGCGGACCCGGGCGGCGGGTTCCGGGCGCGGGCCATCACCCGCAACACTGATTCTGAGAAGGCGCGCGCGCTCGCCAAGCTGGGCGCGGAAGTGGTGGCGGCCGACGTCGACGATCCCGCCAGCGTGCGGCGCGCATTCGACGGCGCGTACGGCGCGTTCTGCGTGACGTTTTTCTGGGATCACTTTTCGCCCGAGCGCGAAGCCGCCGAGGCGAAGACGATGGCGACGGCAGCGAGGGATGCCGGGGTTCAGCACGCCATCTGGTCGACGCTCGAGGACACCCGGATCCTGGTCCCACTCAGTGACAACAGGATGCCAACCCTCATGGAGCACTACAAGGTGCCGCACTTTGATGCCAAGGGCGCGTCGAACCACTACTTCACCGACCTCGGCGTGCCGGTGACCTTTCTGCTCACGTCGTTCTATTGGGAGAACTTCATCTACTTCGGCTCGGGCCCGAAGCCCGGGCCGGATGGGACGCTGCTGCTCACGATGCCGATGGCCGACAAGCGCCTCGCGGGCATCGCTTCGGAGGACATCGGCCGGTGCGCCTACGGCATTTTCAAGGCCGGCCGCAGGTATATCGGCAAGACCGTCGGTATCGTGGGCGAGTTCCTGACGGGGACGCAGATGGCGGCGTCGCTCGGGAAGGCGCTCGGCCGCGAGGTGCGCTACAACGCGGTGTCGCCGGCGACGTACCGGGGGTTCGGGTTTCCGGGCGCCGAGGATCTCGGCAACATGTTCCAGTACTACGCCGAGTTCGAGCCGGAGTTCATGGCGTCGCGCGACCCCGGCGTGTCGCGCGCGCTGAATCCCGCGTTGCAGACCCTCGATGAGTGGCTCGCCGAGAACAAGGAGCGGATTCCGCTCGAGTGA
- a CDS encoding ATP-binding protein, whose translation MQLPFQSRPASASAPALAFAAAGAIAGCLLLALAASGTGGAARVVLALVGAALVAGGAAAFAYRHWTHAQAADARRDAAASQLDRRISELFSLQELSFVLSESIQLDRIADQVARYASRFLQADGALVALADDAEAGRLRVAAAVGSLARFQGRLAEPSDTALVQHAIALERIQVAQGVAAPNVHLLGGITVRSAAVAPLRAQGVSLGALAVVDRREGPFTTEDLWLLSTVATQTSVVAANGRLFEMVRRSTEAWETAFNALAEGIAVVGNDGTVIRANRALAALAGVGEAELVGRNFFEIVGGSAELKDGLLQRAAGPERPAPVEVRRERDRHTLRLTAAPIAGSAMGGAAVILVEDVTEQRALEAQVIQNEKMALVGQLVSGVAHELNNPLTSIAGLAELLLEPNRLPEAPREHLRVIHEQAERASRIVRNLLTFARKGTPEKTAVDLNDVVARTSLLVAYELELRGIELDARLAPAPVLVLADRYELQQVLLNLLTNAVQAVSELAPGRARRITLVTAGSDSRAELRVADTGPGVPAAHVPHLFTPFFTTKAPGHGTGLGLSLSYGLIESHGGRLDYGPAPEGGAEFVVTLPAHEGGALERAQAAGAAGTAEGGRRRILVADDDVGVQRTVGALLAPDGHIIEAARTGEQALRLARAQSYDLVIADGQLTADGSRSFVRALLELRPEWRERLVVTGDPRASGAHSAAVIHWMAKPFNLRDLRALAGRILEG comes from the coding sequence GTGCAGCTCCCATTTCAATCCCGCCCCGCCTCCGCCTCCGCCCCGGCCCTCGCCTTTGCGGCCGCGGGCGCCATCGCCGGCTGCCTGCTGCTCGCGCTCGCTGCGTCAGGCACGGGCGGAGCCGCTCGCGTGGTGCTCGCACTCGTCGGCGCCGCCCTCGTGGCCGGCGGAGCCGCGGCCTTTGCGTACCGGCACTGGACCCACGCTCAGGCGGCCGATGCGCGCCGCGACGCCGCCGCGAGCCAACTCGACCGCCGCATCAGCGAGCTCTTCTCCCTCCAGGAGCTGAGCTTCGTCCTCTCCGAATCCATCCAACTCGACCGCATCGCCGACCAGGTGGCCCGCTATGCGTCGCGCTTCCTGCAAGCTGACGGCGCGCTCGTGGCCCTCGCCGACGATGCCGAAGCTGGACGGCTGCGCGTTGCGGCTGCCGTAGGTTCGCTCGCGCGCTTTCAGGGCCGCCTCGCTGAGCCGTCCGACACGGCGCTCGTGCAGCACGCGATTGCGCTCGAGCGGATCCAAGTGGCCCAGGGCGTGGCCGCTCCGAACGTCCACCTGCTCGGCGGGATCACGGTGCGCTCGGCGGCCGTCGCCCCGCTCCGGGCGCAGGGCGTGAGCCTGGGTGCGCTCGCGGTGGTCGACCGGCGCGAGGGGCCGTTCACCACCGAAGACCTCTGGCTCCTCTCGACGGTGGCGACGCAGACCTCGGTCGTGGCCGCCAACGGCCGGCTGTTCGAGATGGTCCGGCGCAGCACCGAGGCGTGGGAAACGGCCTTCAACGCCCTCGCCGAGGGGATCGCCGTGGTGGGCAACGACGGCACGGTGATTCGGGCGAATCGCGCCCTTGCCGCGCTTGCCGGCGTGGGCGAGGCGGAGCTGGTCGGCCGCAACTTTTTCGAAATCGTGGGTGGCTCGGCGGAACTGAAGGACGGGCTCTTGCAGCGTGCCGCCGGCCCCGAGCGTCCGGCGCCGGTCGAGGTGCGGCGCGAGCGCGACCGGCACACGTTGCGGCTCACCGCCGCGCCGATCGCCGGCTCGGCCATGGGGGGCGCGGCCGTGATCCTGGTCGAAGATGTGACCGAGCAGCGCGCGCTCGAGGCTCAGGTGATCCAGAACGAGAAGATGGCGCTGGTGGGCCAGCTCGTGTCGGGCGTGGCGCACGAGCTCAACAACCCGCTCACCTCGATCGCCGGGCTCGCGGAGCTGCTGCTCGAGCCCAACCGCCTGCCCGAGGCCCCGCGCGAGCACCTGCGCGTGATCCACGAGCAGGCCGAGCGGGCGAGCCGCATCGTGCGGAACCTGCTCACCTTTGCGCGGAAGGGGACGCCGGAGAAGACCGCCGTCGATTTGAACGACGTGGTCGCGCGCACCTCGCTGCTCGTCGCGTACGAGCTCGAGCTGCGCGGCATCGAGCTGGACGCGCGCCTCGCGCCGGCGCCCGTGTTAGTGCTGGCCGACCGCTATGAGCTGCAGCAGGTACTCCTCAACCTGCTCACCAACGCCGTGCAGGCCGTGAGCGAGCTCGCGCCGGGCCGCGCGCGCCGGATCACGCTCGTCACCGCCGGCAGCGACAGCCGCGCGGAGCTGCGCGTGGCCGACACCGGACCGGGCGTGCCAGCCGCGCACGTGCCGCATCTTTTCACGCCGTTCTTCACGACCAAGGCGCCGGGCCACGGCACCGGGCTCGGGCTATCGCTGAGCTACGGATTGATCGAGTCGCACGGCGGACGTCTGGATTACGGCCCGGCACCGGAAGGCGGCGCCGAATTCGTCGTCACGCTGCCGGCGCACGAGGGCGGCGCACTGGAGCGGGCGCAGGCGGCTGGTGCCGCGGGGACCGCCGAGGGTGGCCGGCGTCGGATCCTCGTGGCAGACGACGATGTTGGCGTGCAGCGGACGGTGGGCGCGCTGCTCGCTCCCGACGGCCACATCATCGAAGCGGCGCGCACGGGTGAGCAGGCCCTGCGGCTCGCGCGCGCGCAATCCTACGATCTGGTGATCGCCGATGGTCAGCTCACGGCCGACGGCAGCCGCTCGTTCGTGCGCGCGCTGCTCGAGCTCCGGCCCGAGTGGCGCGAACGCCTGGTCGTGACCGGAGATCCGCGCGCCTCGGGGGCACATTCGGCTGCCGTGATCCACTGGATGGCCAAGCCGTTCAACCTGCGCGATCTGCGCGCGCTGGCGGGACGCATCCTGGAGGGCTAG